GTCGATCACCGGGCGGCGCGGCTCGTACGCGGCGAGGCGGGCCAGGATCGGGCCGGCGGCGTGGATGGCGTTGGATCCCGTCCAGCTGCGCGCCGAGTGCGCCCGCTCGCCCTCCGTACGGAGGTGGATCCGCAGTGTTCCCTGGCAGCCGCCCTCGACCTGCGCGTCGGAGGGTTCGAGCAGGACGGCGAAGTCCGCCTCCAGGAGGTCGGGGCGGGCGGCGACCACATGCCCCAGACCGTTGAGGTCGGCGGCGACCTCCTCGTTGTCGTAGAAGACGAAGGTGAGGTCGCGGTTGGGCGCGGGGACGGTGGCGGCGATGCGCAGCTGGACGGCGACGCCCGACTTCATGTCGGTGGTGCCGCAGCCCCAGAGGATGCCGTTCTCGTCGAGCCTGGAGGGCACGTTGTCCGCGATGGGGACGGTGTCGATGTGCCCGGCCAGGATGACGCGCTCGGCCCGGCCGAGGTCCGTACGCGCCACGACGTTGTTGCCGTACCGCTCGACGGTGAGGTGCGGCAGGGCGCGCAGCGCCTCCTCGACGGCGTCGGCGAGGGGCTTCTCGTCGCCGCTGACGGACGGGATGTCGACGAGCCGGGCGGTGAGCTCCGGGCCGTCCAGCGTGAGGTCCAGCGTGGTTCCAGGCTTCGTTTCGGGCATGGCCAGACCCTACGACGTGGCCCGTGTCCCGCGGGTGCGGGAGGGGACGGGCGGACGGGTCCTGCGCGGACGGTGGTGCCGGTACGGTGTCTGCGTGTCCGAGACCGCCTCCCCCCGCCGCCGCGGGCGACTCTTCCGCCTCGCCGCCGCCTTCACCGTGCTCCTCGCGCTGGCCGGCTACGTCGCGGTGCGGTACGTCTCCGGCGACAGCGGCCCGCCGCGCTGCACGGCGCGGGCCGCCGAGTCGTCCGACGGTGACGTCCCCACGTACGAGATGAGCCCCGAGCAGGCCGCGAACGCCGCCACGATCTCCGCTGTCGGCACCACGCGCGGCCTGCCCGAGCGCGCTGTCACCATCGCCCTGGCGACCGCTCTCCAGGAGTCGGCGCTGCGCAACATCGACTACGGCGACCGGGACTCCGTCGGTCTCTTCCAGCAGCGTCCCTCCAAGGGATGGGGCACGGTCGAGCAGATCCTCGACCCGGTGTACTCGGCGGGGAAGTTCTACGCGGAGCTGGCCGAGGTCCCCGGCTACTCGCGGCTGCCTCTCACGGAGGCGGCGCAACGCGTCCAGCGCAGCGGTTTCCCGCAGGCGTACGCGAAGCACGAGCCGGACGCCACGCTGCTCTCCGCCGCGCTCACCGGCCGGTCCGCGGCGACGCTCACCTGTACGGGCACGGGCGACGGCGAACCCGGCGATCCCGCGAAGGTACGGGCCGCCCTGTCGCGCGCCTTCGGGCCCGAGGTGCTGCCGGGCACGGCGGGCGCCGACCCGGCCGCCGGGGGCGGCGAGGCGGGCGGACAGACGGACCGCCGAGCGGACGGACAGGCCGACGGAGAGACCGACGCGAAGGCGCCGGCCGAGGTCGAGGTGCCGGTCGCTGCCTCGGACCGGGCGCGCGGCTGGGAATTCGCCCACTGGGCGGTCGCGCGCTCCGCCGACCTGCGGATCGCCGAGGTCTCGATCGGTGACCGGGTGTGGAGTGCGGCGAAGTCCGGCCAGGGCTGGCGGAAAACGGAGGGCCAATCGGGTCCGGAGAAATCCGCCGCGAACGACGTTCGAATGCGTATCGCGCAGTAGTACGGCGAGGTCGCCCGGACGGGTTAGTCACAGCGGATCCGGGCGGCATTGCGGGGTCTCACCGGGCGATTCTGTCGCCGGACACCAAATCCCTTGTCGCAAAAGCGAAGTGACGGTTCGCCAGGTTTCCGGACCGAGGATCCTTTGACCGTTTTTATCCGTTGCCGATAATGCGACGCATTACCAATTCTTTACTCTTGTGGACCGAACCTCCGGCGCCCTCGGAGGGGTTGTCAGTGCGTCCGCTCACTGGACACGACAATTTCCCCACCCGTCGAAGGAGCATCATGTCCCTCCCCCTGGCCCGTCGGATCGCCCGTGCCGCGCTGCTTGTCGCGGCGGGCGCAGCCCCCGTGGTCGGTGCGGCCGGTTCCGCCGGCGCGGTAGCCCTCCCGCAGGCCGCCGACCTCGGCGGCGTCTCCCAGCTGGACGGCGCCGCGCTCGGCAGCACCCTCGACAGTGGCGCCCGGAAGGCGACCGGCCTGGCGGGCGAGGCCGGCAGCGAGGCCGTCGCCTCGTCCGTCCCGGCGGCCGGCAAGACCCTCGGCGGCGTCGCCAAGAAGGCGACCCCCGTCGCCCAGCGGGCGGCCGGTGAGGCCGCCGGCGGCGCCGGTGAGACCCTCGGCGACGCGGCGACCTCCGTCACGGAGAACGGCCTGCCGACCGACTCCCTCGGTGGCGGCCTGCCCACCGACAAGCTCCCGGTCAACACCCTGCCCCTCGGCTGATCCGAGCCGGTCCCAGTCGGTCGGAGCCGGTCGGGAATTGCACGTACGTGAAGGGGGCCCGGGGAGTACGTACTCCCCGGGCCCCCTTCACGCATTTCTCGTTACGAGGCCGATTTCACGTATGAGGCCGACGCGCGCCGGCCTCGTACGGAGGTCTCAGCCGAGCCGCTTGACCGCCGCCTCCACGCGCTCGTCGGTCGCCGTGAGCGCCACCCGTACGAAACGCTCGCCCGCGGGTCCGTAGAAGTCCCCCGGCGCCACCAGGATCCCCAGCTCCGCCAGGTGCGCCACCGTCCGCCAGCACGGCTCGTCGCGCGTCGCCCACAGATACAGGCTCGCCTCGCTGTGCTCGATCCGGAAACCGTGGCCCTCCAGGGCCGCGCGCAGGGCGGTGCGCCGGGCCGCGTAACGCGCGCGCTGCTCCGCGACGTGCGTGTCGTCGCCCAGCGCCGCGACGGTCGCCGCCTGCACCGGCGCCGGCGTCATCATGCCGCCGTGCTTGCGGATCTGGAGCAGTTCGCCCAGGACGGCCGCGTCGCCCGCGAGGAAGGCCGCGCGGTAGCCGGCCAGGTTGGAGCGCTTGGAGAGCGAGTGGACGGCCACGACGCCCTCGTACGAGCCGCCGCAGACGTCCGGGTGGAGCACGGAGACGGGCTCGGCCTCCCAGCCGAGTTCCAGATAGCACTCGTCGCTGAAGAGCAGCACACCGTGCTCACGGGCCCAGGCGACGATCCGGGTCAGCTCGGCCTTGTCCAGGACCCGTCCGGTCGGGTTCGACGGCGAGTTGAGCCAGAGCAGCTTCAGACCCGCCGGGTCGAGTTCGGTGGGGTCTTCGTAGGAGACGGGCTCCGCGCCGCACAGCCGGGCGCCCACCTCGTACGTCGGGTAGGCGAGTTTCGGATACGCGACCCGGTCACCGGCACCGAGACCGAGCTGGGTCGGCAGCCAGGCCACCAGCTCCTTGGAGCCGACCACCGGGAGCACGTTGGTGTGCGCGACGTCGCGTGCGCCGAGCCGCCGTTCGACCCAGCCCGTCAGCGCGTCACGCAGCTCGGCCGTCCCCCACACCGTGGGATAGCCGGGCGAGTTCGCCGCGGCGACCAGGGCGCCGCGGATCAGCTCCGGGACCGGATCGACCGGGGTGCCGACGGACAGGTCCACGATGCCGTCCGGATGGGCCGCCGCTGTCGCCTTGTAGGGCTCCAGCTTGTCCCAGGGGAAGACCGGAAGTCGCGAAGAGACTGCGGACACGGTGCTCACTTTCTCGACACTGCTCACTTTTCGGTACGCCGGGGAAAACACCGCGGTCCCGTACGGCGGCGTGCCGTACGGGACCGGGAGCCGCGCCCGTCAGTCGTTCTGGGGCTGCGGCGGCAGTGCGGCGATGACGGGGTGGTCACGCTCGATCAGTCCGAGCTTGGAGGCGCCACCGGGGGAACCGAGCTCGTCGAAGAACTCCACGTTCGCCTTGTAGTAGTCCTTCCACTCCTCCGGGGTGTCGTCCTCGTAGAAGATCGCCTCGACCGGGCAGACCGGCTCACAGGCGCCACAGTCGACGCATTCGTCCGGATGGATGTACAAGGACCGGGAGCCCTCGTAGATGCAGTCGACCGGGCACTCTTCGATGCACGCCTTGTCCTTGAGATCCACACAAGGCTGCGCGATGACGTAGGTCACGCTGTCGTTCCTCCTCGATAGGGCGCGGCGGGCCATCTGCGGCTCCGTCCACGGGCGCGCGGGAGCGCGGCGTCGTCGATGCCCGGACCTAGTATCTCCGTTCCTGGGCACGATCCGCACAGGAGGGGCGCACAGAGCTGTGGAATTCACAACCGGGGCACGGCTGGAGGTCCGTATCACCCCCGCTGACGTGGGCAAACGCGTATCGGTCCGCCGTCTGACCGGCGCCGACGACGGCGCGGAGAAGTTCACCGACACGGTCGGTGTTCTCACATCCTGGGACGACGGTGTGGTCCTCGTCACACGACGCACCGGTGAGACCGTCCGGATCGCGGAGTCCACGCTCGTCGCGGGCAAGGTCGTCCCCGCCGCGCCGGCGAGGCGCCGGGGGCCCGCCGCGTCGTTCCGGGAGCTGACCCGGGTGGCGGCGCGGGCGTGGCAGCCCGTGGAGCGGGAGGCGCTCGGCGAGTGGGAACTGCGGGCGTCCGGCGGATTCACCCGGCGCGCCAACTCGGCGCTGCCGCTCGGCGAGCCGGGAATGCCCCTGGACGAGGCTCTGGGGCGCGTACGGCGCTGGTACGAGCGCCGGGACCTCCCGGCGTACATCCAGACCGCCACGGGCGCGGAGGGGACGCAGGAGCTGCTCTGCGCCGAACTGGAGTCGCGGGACTGGCTGCGGGAGGTGACGGCCCAGATGCGGATCGGCGCGCTCGCGCCGCTGGCGGACGGGCCGCGGGGGGCCGACCCGGCGTCCGCGCACGTACGGCTGGAGCGCGGCGTCGGCGAGGCGTGGCTCCGCCGCTACCAGCGCTTCGAGGAGCCGGGCCCGCACGTGCTGAGCGTCCTCGGCGGCGGGCCGTCCGTGTGGTTCGCGTCGGTGGACGGCGACGACGGCGTGCCGGCGGCGATCGGCCGGTGTGTGATCGACGGGCGCTGGGCCGGCTTCATGGCCGTCGAGGTCGATCCCGGGCGGCGGCGGCAGGGGCTGGCGAGCACGGTGATGCGCGCGCTCGCCGGGCGCGCGCTGGACGAGGGCGCGTCCGCCGCGTGGCTCCAGGTCGAGTCGGACAACGACGCGGCCCGCGCGCTGTACGACGGCATGGGATTCACCACGCATCACCTGTACCACCACTTCAGAGCCGCGTGAGGAGCCACGGACCGGCCATGGAACCTGAACCGTCATCGACCGACCGGCGGAGCCTGTTCGCCGCCGAGGCCCGCGCCGAGCGGCCCGATGTCGCGCTGCTCTGCCTCCTCATCGGTACGGAGGCGGACTCCGCGCTCGACGAGGCCGGGCTCGACGCGGCGCAGATCGAACTCGACCGGCTGGCCGGGATGCTGCCGTTCGGTCTTCGGGGACCGCGCGCCTGGGCCACCGCGCTGGCGGACCTGCTGGGCACGCGCCTCGGGTTCCGGGGCACCCCGGGCGAGTACCGGCGCCTGGAGGCCTCGCTGCTGCACGAGGTCCTGCGCCGCAGGCGCGGGCTGCCGATCCTGCTGTCCGTGCTGTGGACCGAGGTCGCGCGCCGCGCCGGAGCGCCGGTGTATGGGGTTGCGCTGCCCGGCCACTTCGTCGTCGGTCTCGGCGTGCCCGAGGAACCCGACCAGCAGGTCCTGGTCGACCCGTACGCGGGCGGCAGGCTCCTGACGCGGCAGGACACCGAGACGCTGGTCACGGGGGCGACAGGGGCCCCTCTGGAGCCCTCGATGCTGAGTCCGGCCGAACCGCTGCACGTCGTGGTCCGCATCCTGAACAACATCCGTGCGTGGGCGTCGACGCGCCCCGAACGCGGCGACGTCGCGCTGTGGGGGGTCGAGCTGAGCCTGCTGCTCCCGTCGCATCCGGCCCGGCTCCGCTACGAGCGCGCCCAACTGCTGGTGCGGCGCGGGGAGTTCCTGGCGGGGGCCGCCGAGATGGAGGAGTACGCCGAGGTGGTGGCGGCGGTGGAGCCGTCGACGGCGGACATGATCCGCCACAAGGCGCGGGCGGCCCGCGCGATGCTGAACTGACGACGGGCCGGGCGTACCGGCAGGTCGAACCCGAAGCGCCGGACGGACCGTGGGGTCCGTCCGGCGCTTCGTGACGTGAGGTCTGCCCTACGGCGCGTCCGCATAGTCCCGCCCGCCCCGCGACGCCTGGCACGGCATCTCGCCGCGGGCCCCGCCCTGCGGGCGGACGGCGCTACTTTGCGGACACGCCCTAGCCCTGCGGGTCGAGATCGATCTCCGCGGTGCGCTCCTCCGGGGTCTTGCCCAGCAGCGGCTTCTGCATCGCCTGCGCCACGTCCGCCGCCGACAGCGGGTGTTCCTTGCCGTCGGCCTTGGTGATCGTGAGGCCCTCGAAGACGCCGTCCAGCAGCTCC
This window of the Streptomyces niveus genome carries:
- the dapE gene encoding succinyl-diaminopimelate desuccinylase; its protein translation is MPETKPGTTLDLTLDGPELTARLVDIPSVSGDEKPLADAVEEALRALPHLTVERYGNNVVARTDLGRAERVILAGHIDTVPIADNVPSRLDENGILWGCGTTDMKSGVAVQLRIAATVPAPNRDLTFVFYDNEEVAADLNGLGHVVAARPDLLEADFAVLLEPSDAQVEGGCQGTLRIHLRTEGERAHSARSWTGSNAIHAAGPILARLAAYEPRRPVIDGLEYREGLNAVGIEGGVATNVIPDACTVVVNYRYAPDRSEAEAVAHVREVFADCGVREFVVDDHSGAALPGLSHPAAAAFMAAVGGTAQPKFGWTDVSRFGALGVPAVNYGPGDALFAHKRDEHVAVERITHCENRLREWLTS
- a CDS encoding ATP-binding protein — protein: MSLPLARRIARAALLVAAGAAPVVGAAGSAGAVALPQAADLGGVSQLDGAALGSTLDSGARKATGLAGEAGSEAVASSVPAAGKTLGGVAKKATPVAQRAAGEAAGGAGETLGDAATSVTENGLPTDSLGGGLPTDKLPVNTLPLG
- a CDS encoding bifunctional succinyldiaminopimelate transaminase/glutamate-prephenate aminotransferase; amino-acid sequence: MSAVSSRLPVFPWDKLEPYKATAAAHPDGIVDLSVGTPVDPVPELIRGALVAAANSPGYPTVWGTAELRDALTGWVERRLGARDVAHTNVLPVVGSKELVAWLPTQLGLGAGDRVAYPKLAYPTYEVGARLCGAEPVSYEDPTELDPAGLKLLWLNSPSNPTGRVLDKAELTRIVAWAREHGVLLFSDECYLELGWEAEPVSVLHPDVCGGSYEGVVAVHSLSKRSNLAGYRAAFLAGDAAVLGELLQIRKHGGMMTPAPVQAATVAALGDDTHVAEQRARYAARRTALRAALEGHGFRIEHSEASLYLWATRDEPCWRTVAHLAELGILVAPGDFYGPAGERFVRVALTATDERVEAAVKRLG
- the fdxA gene encoding ferredoxin, with translation MTYVIAQPCVDLKDKACIEECPVDCIYEGSRSLYIHPDECVDCGACEPVCPVEAIFYEDDTPEEWKDYYKANVEFFDELGSPGGASKLGLIERDHPVIAALPPQPQND
- a CDS encoding GNAT family N-acetyltransferase; amino-acid sequence: MEFTTGARLEVRITPADVGKRVSVRRLTGADDGAEKFTDTVGVLTSWDDGVVLVTRRTGETVRIAESTLVAGKVVPAAPARRRGPAASFRELTRVAARAWQPVEREALGEWELRASGGFTRRANSALPLGEPGMPLDEALGRVRRWYERRDLPAYIQTATGAEGTQELLCAELESRDWLREVTAQMRIGALAPLADGPRGADPASAHVRLERGVGEAWLRRYQRFEEPGPHVLSVLGGGPSVWFASVDGDDGVPAAIGRCVIDGRWAGFMAVEVDPGRRRQGLASTVMRALAGRALDEGASAAWLQVESDNDAARALYDGMGFTTHHLYHHFRAA
- a CDS encoding transglutaminase-like domain-containing protein translates to MEPEPSSTDRRSLFAAEARAERPDVALLCLLIGTEADSALDEAGLDAAQIELDRLAGMLPFGLRGPRAWATALADLLGTRLGFRGTPGEYRRLEASLLHEVLRRRRGLPILLSVLWTEVARRAGAPVYGVALPGHFVVGLGVPEEPDQQVLVDPYAGGRLLTRQDTETLVTGATGAPLEPSMLSPAEPLHVVVRILNNIRAWASTRPERGDVALWGVELSLLLPSHPARLRYERAQLLVRRGEFLAGAAEMEEYAEVVAAVEPSTADMIRHKARAARAMLN